From a single Cytophagales bacterium WSM2-2 genomic region:
- the lpdA1 gene encoding dihydrolipoyl dehydrogenase → MQYNVTVIGSGPGGYVAAIRCAQLGFKTAIIEKYDTLGGTCLNVGCIPSKAMLDSTEHFHNAAHTFKEHGIDIPAPKVNLTQMVARKADVVKQNVDGIAFLMKKNKIDVHTGVGSFVDKNTIKITDKGGKETTITTDNVIIATGSKPTSLPFAPIDKKRIISSTEALELKEVPKHLIIVGGGVIGMELGSVYARIGSKVSVVEYLDSLIPTMDGTMGKELLKTAKKLGMEFYLGHKVTSLENKGKEVVLKAEAKNGGAALELKGDYCLVSVGRRPYTDGLGLDKVGIETVKGQIPVDDHLKTKVDNIYAIGDVIRGAMLAHKAEEEGVYVAERLAGQKPHVNYLLIPGVVYTWPEVASVGYTEEQLKEQGRAYKTGNFPYKALGRARASMDTDGLVKILADKNTDEILGVHIIGARAADMIAAGVVAMEYRASAEDVSRMSHAHPTYMEAVKEACLAATAGRPIHI, encoded by the coding sequence ATGCAATACAACGTTACAGTTATTGGCTCCGGCCCCGGTGGATATGTAGCAGCGATCCGCTGTGCTCAATTAGGTTTTAAAACTGCCATCATTGAAAAGTATGATACACTGGGAGGAACTTGCCTCAACGTAGGTTGCATACCGTCAAAAGCGATGCTCGATTCGACTGAACATTTTCACAATGCCGCGCATACGTTCAAAGAACATGGAATTGATATTCCGGCTCCTAAAGTCAATCTGACCCAGATGGTTGCACGCAAAGCAGATGTTGTCAAACAAAATGTGGACGGCATCGCTTTCCTGATGAAGAAAAATAAAATTGATGTTCATACCGGTGTCGGTTCATTTGTTGACAAAAACACCATTAAAATTACTGACAAGGGAGGTAAGGAGACTACGATCACAACAGACAATGTAATCATTGCGACAGGTTCGAAACCGACATCACTGCCATTTGCTCCGATCGATAAGAAAAGAATCATCTCTAGCACCGAAGCATTGGAATTAAAGGAGGTGCCGAAGCACCTGATTATCGTTGGAGGAGGAGTTATTGGAATGGAGCTGGGTTCCGTTTATGCACGCATAGGTTCTAAAGTTTCCGTTGTGGAGTATCTGGATAGCCTGATTCCAACTATGGATGGAACCATGGGAAAAGAACTTCTGAAAACTGCCAAGAAATTGGGAATGGAATTTTATCTCGGACACAAGGTGACATCTCTCGAAAATAAGGGCAAAGAAGTCGTGTTGAAAGCGGAGGCTAAAAATGGCGGAGCTGCTCTCGAACTCAAAGGTGATTACTGTTTGGTGAGCGTGGGTCGCAGACCGTATACGGATGGATTGGGCCTGGATAAAGTAGGAATTGAAACAGTGAAAGGTCAAATCCCAGTTGACGACCACCTTAAAACCAAAGTCGATAATATTTATGCAATAGGTGATGTAATCCGTGGCGCAATGCTCGCACACAAAGCGGAGGAGGAAGGAGTTTATGTTGCTGAGCGTTTGGCCGGTCAAAAGCCGCATGTCAATTATTTACTAATTCCGGGAGTAGTCTATACATGGCCTGAAGTAGCAAGTGTTGGTTATACTGAAGAGCAATTGAAAGAACAGGGCCGTGCCTACAAGACCGGCAATTTCCCATACAAGGCGCTGGGGCGTGCACGTGCTTCGATGGATACAGATGGTCTCGTGAAAATACTCGCTGATAAAAATACTGATGAAATTTTAGGTGTCCACATCATAGGTGCCAGGGCTGCCGATATGATTGCTGCCGGAGTGGTGGCCATGGAGTATCGTGCTTCGGCCGAAGATGTTTCACGAATGAGCCATGCTCACCCGACTTATATGGAAGCGGTTAAAGAGGCTTGTCTCGCGGCTACGGCTGGAAGGCCAATTCATATTTAG
- a CDS encoding MBL fold metallo-hydrolase encodes MIWLLSVLVLIAAYWLIFVQKKFGDNPSGKRLERILKSPNYKDNAFRNLTPTEMMLKDTSYTKLFFSFFFKPSTLKPARPLPSVKTDLKNLVVENPTIVWFGHSSYLIKSKGFNILVDPVLKGQASPVSFFAKPFPGSDVYSVHDMPPIDLVLLTHDHYDHLHYESVKYFSSRAKYFVTSLGVGSHLEAWGVPPEKITELDWWEKISISEGIEFTATPARHFSGRGFTRGKTIWSAFILKLNGSKLFLGGDSGYENHFKEIGKQFGPFDIALLECGQYGVNWPHIHMAPEETVMAAKDLGAKILMPVHWGKFELAMHPWDEPITRATKAAVEQNQPVTTPLIGEPVVLNLSYPNKQWWKSI; translated from the coding sequence ATGATTTGGCTCTTATCCGTTCTCGTACTGATTGCTGCTTACTGGCTGATCTTTGTTCAGAAAAAATTTGGAGATAATCCTTCAGGAAAGAGATTGGAGCGAATCCTGAAATCACCCAACTATAAGGACAATGCTTTCCGGAATCTTACTCCGACAGAGATGATGCTCAAGGATACATCCTACACAAAATTATTCTTTTCCTTTTTCTTCAAACCGTCCACGCTTAAGCCGGCCAGGCCGCTGCCATCCGTAAAAACAGATTTAAAAAATCTTGTCGTTGAAAATCCAACAATTGTTTGGTTTGGTCATTCTTCTTACCTGATCAAGTCCAAAGGTTTCAATATTCTCGTTGACCCTGTTCTGAAAGGACAGGCTTCGCCAGTTTCTTTTTTCGCAAAACCGTTTCCGGGATCAGATGTTTATTCCGTTCATGACATGCCACCAATCGACCTGGTTTTATTAACGCACGACCACTATGATCACCTTCACTATGAATCAGTAAAATATTTCTCTTCACGCGCGAAATATTTTGTGACCTCGTTAGGCGTAGGATCTCACCTCGAAGCGTGGGGTGTCCCGCCTGAAAAAATAACTGAACTTGACTGGTGGGAGAAAATTTCAATCTCCGAAGGAATTGAATTTACGGCAACCCCGGCTCGACATTTTTCAGGGCGTGGATTCACCCGTGGCAAAACCATTTGGAGTGCTTTCATTTTGAAATTGAATGGCTCCAAATTATTTCTTGGTGGAGACTCAGGATACGAAAATCATTTTAAAGAAATAGGTAAGCAATTTGGCCCGTTCGACATCGCTCTTCTTGAGTGCGGACAATACGGGGTGAACTGGCCCCACATTCACATGGCCCCAGAGGAAACGGTGATGGCGGCAAAAGACCTCGGTGCTAAAATCCTGATGCCAGTACATTGGGGAAAATTCGAACTGGCAATGCACCCCTGGGACGAACCCATCACGCGTGCAACGAAAGCCGCAGTAGAACAAAATCAACCTGTGACTACTCCATTGATCGGGGAGCCGGTCGTTCTCAACTTATCTTATCCAAATAAGCAGTGGTGGAAGTCTATTTAA